In Alkalihalobacillus sp. TS-13, the following are encoded in one genomic region:
- a CDS encoding GDSL-type esterase/lipase family protein, producing MQWKIFKNLLWLTLVIGCIIAINLMDDLLSPTVAQDTNAMQIVAIGDSLTYGSGDPKKVGYIGRVQQQMINSFGSDVALHRYGVRGYRTDQIMIHVQNIETKQKINQANYIFLFIGTNDFIQAARRDLNSINPEEMEKMRPVFEENLAKLITQIRTDNQYAPLILIGMYDPYTDLVNHDQLHGILKDWNRVTSGMVDQYPNIHYVSTIDLFLDKEKKRYFADIIHPNPRGYELIAKRVMAEMNRKGLIQ from the coding sequence GTGCAATGGAAGATTTTTAAGAATTTACTCTGGTTGACCCTGGTGATTGGCTGTATCATCGCTATAAATTTAATGGATGACCTTTTGTCTCCAACAGTTGCACAGGATACAAATGCAATGCAGATTGTTGCGATTGGCGATTCATTAACATATGGAAGCGGTGACCCAAAAAAAGTCGGATATATCGGCCGTGTGCAGCAACAAATGATAAATAGCTTTGGGAGCGATGTCGCTTTACATCGCTACGGGGTCCGGGGGTATCGTACGGATCAGATCATGATCCACGTACAAAATATCGAAACGAAGCAGAAGATCAATCAGGCCAACTATATCTTTTTATTTATCGGAACGAATGATTTCATCCAGGCAGCGAGGCGGGATCTCAATTCCATCAATCCAGAGGAAATGGAAAAGATGCGTCCTGTTTTTGAAGAAAATTTGGCCAAGCTCATTACTCAGATTCGGACAGATAATCAATACGCCCCATTGATTCTGATTGGGATGTACGACCCGTATACGGACTTGGTAAACCATGATCAGCTCCATGGAATTCTGAAGGATTGGAATCGAGTGACTAGCGGAATGGTCGATCAATACCCGAATATCCATTACGTCTCAACCATCGATTTGTTCCTTGATAAGGAGAAGAAGCGTTATTTCGCGGATATCATCCATCCGAATCCAAGAGGGTACGAGCTTATCGCAAAACGAGTCATGGCTGAAATGAACCGAAAAGGTCTGATCCAATAG
- the abbA gene encoding antirepressor AbbA gives MATLTMLRLSEEEKALLLDVMMEQRYASELISCEITDIETGQKQCEDARVKRLNNLLVRLHKAGV, from the coding sequence ATGGCGACATTAACCATGTTAAGGTTATCAGAAGAGGAGAAAGCTTTGTTATTGGATGTAATGATGGAGCAGCGGTATGCATCGGAATTGATCAGCTGTGAGATTACAGATATAGAAACAGGGCAAAAGCAATGTGAAGACGCTCGAGTCAAACGGTTGAACAACTTACTAGTGAGATTACATAAAGCTGGTGTTTAG
- a CDS encoding MaoC family dehydratase N-terminal domain-containing protein, producing MKVGQQTELFKMKVTESEAMKFAVAIHDIPLAKKDGQFIVPATYPIVYWQKVELPWLKDIGPLVHGEQSFHYKVPLLTDHSYYAKIKLVEIREKTGTSGKIVWLVHEMYGYQDALKKQPVFTGITTAMFRPEQEGES from the coding sequence TTGAAAGTCGGGCAGCAGACGGAACTCTTCAAAATGAAAGTCACAGAATCAGAAGCGATGAAATTTGCAGTGGCCATCCATGATATACCGTTAGCAAAGAAAGATGGCCAGTTCATTGTGCCAGCCACATATCCGATTGTTTACTGGCAGAAGGTTGAACTCCCCTGGTTAAAAGATATTGGTCCTCTTGTTCACGGAGAACAATCCTTTCACTATAAGGTACCCCTTCTGACGGATCATTCGTATTATGCTAAGATCAAACTGGTCGAAATAAGAGAGAAAACAGGAACGTCCGGAAAAATTGTCTGGCTGGTACATGAGATGTATGGCTATCAAGATGCACTTAAGAAACAGCCGGTATTTACGGGGATCACCACTGCGATGTTTAGACCAGAACAGGAGGGAGAATCTTGA
- the ytkD gene encoding RNA deprotection pyrophosphohydrolase: MSYYTFQDYYKNTVELSFTNHPYSLTPKHVWVICRFKGQWLLTEHPRRGIEFPGGKVEKGESAEKAAVREVFEETGATVDALKYLGQYRVKGKGGTIIKNIYFATIDKIKLKAHYFETNGPILMKQLPDLKDNDKYSFMMKDEVLERSMEYIFKNKILQL, from the coding sequence ATGAGTTATTATACATTTCAAGATTATTATAAAAATACTGTAGAGCTATCCTTCACAAACCATCCTTATTCACTCACACCAAAGCACGTATGGGTCATTTGCAGGTTCAAAGGCCAATGGTTGTTAACGGAACACCCCCGGAGAGGAATTGAATTTCCGGGCGGTAAAGTGGAAAAAGGAGAATCTGCTGAAAAGGCAGCGGTGCGTGAAGTGTTTGAAGAGACAGGGGCAACAGTCGATGCATTGAAATACCTTGGACAATATCGTGTCAAAGGTAAAGGCGGAACGATCATCAAGAATATTTACTTTGCCACCATCGATAAAATAAAATTAAAGGCCCATTATTTTGAAACTAATGGACCTATCCTGATGAAACAGCTTCCTGACTTAAAAGACAACGATAAATACAGTTTCATGATGAAAGACGAAGTGCTTGAACGTAGTATGGAATACATATTCAAAAATAAAATCCTTCAGCTTTGA
- a CDS encoding o-succinylbenzoate--CoA ligase, translating into MTVMEMKNWLDQRAYLTPERTALTFEKKKWSYRELQRAAGKMARKLLKLGVHRGQHVGILMDNHPETVILIHAFHSLQVVAVPLNKRLSPSELEYELEDADVNWLIVDDVHHDKAQELRFNQIVTMMDIEEAEEVDEDLDDTIRLDDLHSIIFTSGTTGHPKGVMLTYGNHWWSATGSALNLGIREDDCWLCTVPLFHVSGLSIVMRSVIYGIPMVLHRTFDPVTFNESIQKDGVTIASVVSVMLSKVLDSGNFKSYPSQFRCMLLGGGPAPLPLLKRCEATAIPVFQTYGLSESASQIVTLAPEDSFRKLGSAGKPLFPSQVKVVPSADDERDSEGEIFVKGPNVTQGYYKKPAINTEKIQDGWLATGDVGYLDDEGFLYVLDRRKDMFVSGGENIYPAEIEACLLGHEAVSEVGVIGIDDSVWGKVPAAFVVLAEGTEVCGEVLINYCKDHLAGYKVPKAVRFIEQLPRNASNKILRKDLYNLLIEGDEYAD; encoded by the coding sequence ATGACGGTGATGGAAATGAAAAACTGGCTTGACCAGCGGGCGTATTTAACCCCTGAGCGGACAGCCCTCACTTTTGAAAAGAAGAAATGGAGCTATCGTGAATTACAGAGAGCAGCGGGAAAGATGGCGCGGAAACTATTGAAGTTGGGTGTGCACAGAGGTCAACACGTTGGCATTTTGATGGATAATCATCCAGAAACCGTCATCCTCATCCATGCCTTCCATTCGCTTCAGGTAGTTGCCGTGCCGCTTAATAAACGGTTGTCCCCCTCTGAGCTGGAGTATGAGCTTGAAGATGCGGATGTAAATTGGTTGATCGTCGATGATGTGCATCACGATAAGGCACAGGAACTCCGTTTCAATCAAATTGTTACGATGATGGATATTGAAGAAGCGGAAGAAGTTGATGAGGATCTGGACGATACCATACGGTTGGACGATCTTCATTCAATCATTTTCACCTCTGGAACCACGGGGCATCCGAAAGGCGTTATGTTGACATATGGGAATCATTGGTGGAGTGCAACAGGCTCTGCGCTCAACCTCGGTATCCGTGAAGATGATTGCTGGTTGTGTACGGTTCCGCTTTTCCATGTGAGCGGGCTTTCGATTGTGATGCGAAGTGTGATCTATGGAATTCCGATGGTCCTTCATCGTACGTTTGATCCTGTCACGTTCAATGAGTCGATCCAAAAAGACGGTGTTACGATTGCCTCCGTCGTAAGTGTCATGCTCAGCAAGGTGCTCGATTCAGGGAACTTCAAAAGCTATCCGAGCCAGTTCCGTTGTATGCTTTTAGGAGGCGGACCAGCACCTCTTCCACTTTTAAAAAGATGTGAAGCAACTGCGATTCCAGTTTTTCAGACATATGGGCTGTCCGAATCGGCTTCCCAAATTGTGACGTTGGCACCAGAAGACAGTTTCCGGAAGCTCGGGTCCGCAGGAAAACCATTGTTTCCATCACAGGTGAAGGTTGTTCCTTCTGCTGATGATGAGCGGGACAGCGAAGGTGAGATCTTCGTGAAAGGTCCGAATGTGACGCAAGGGTATTACAAGAAGCCAGCCATCAACACAGAAAAGATCCAGGACGGTTGGCTTGCAACGGGGGATGTCGGATATCTTGATGATGAAGGATTCCTTTATGTGTTGGATCGACGGAAGGATATGTTTGTCTCTGGCGGTGAAAATATCTATCCTGCTGAAATCGAAGCTTGTTTGCTCGGACATGAAGCTGTTTCTGAAGTTGGAGTGATCGGAATCGACGACTCGGTATGGGGGAAGGTACCGGCAGCTTTTGTGGTGTTGGCTGAAGGTACAGAGGTCTGTGGTGAAGTGCTGATCAATTACTGTAAGGATCACTTGGCAGGATATAAAGTTCCGAAAGCGGTGCGGTTCATCGAACAATTACCAAGGAACGCGTCCAATAAAATTTTACGGAAAGATTTGTACAATTTGCTTATAGAAGGCGATGAATATGCGGATTGA
- a CDS encoding SDR family NAD(P)-dependent oxidoreductase — MNGKVVIITGSTKGIGKSIAQRLATEGAAIVINGRDKVKVEQTVEELKEIHNRIIGVTASVSSEKACKRIIGETIASFGRVDVLINNAGITRDRISYKMTMQEWDDVIETHLKGTFACTKHAVLAMRESGVKGTIINVTSKSGMEGLAGQLNYSAAKAGVNGMTRTLAKELDRFGITVYAIAPVAETDMTLPVIEMLKKEADKQGKALPDEWSMGSPDDVAILVSTILEEHPETGSIFSVNGEKIGRWKAPEHEMILPSSENSTDHAIFHAFSKKRANKSTK; from the coding sequence ATGAATGGTAAAGTGGTCATCATAACGGGATCGACAAAGGGGATAGGTAAAAGTATTGCACAGAGGCTCGCTACTGAAGGCGCAGCTATCGTCATCAATGGAAGAGACAAAGTTAAGGTGGAACAAACAGTAGAGGAATTGAAGGAGATACATAATCGGATTATCGGCGTCACAGCTTCTGTTTCATCGGAGAAGGCTTGTAAACGCATCATCGGTGAAACAATTGCTTCCTTTGGACGAGTGGATGTCCTCATCAATAATGCTGGGATTACACGCGACCGCATTTCCTATAAAATGACGATGCAAGAGTGGGATGATGTTATTGAGACACATTTGAAAGGAACATTCGCATGCACGAAACACGCGGTACTGGCTATGCGTGAGTCCGGGGTAAAAGGGACGATCATAAATGTAACCTCTAAATCAGGAATGGAAGGTTTAGCTGGCCAATTGAATTACAGTGCTGCAAAAGCCGGGGTAAATGGGATGACAAGAACGCTTGCCAAAGAGCTTGATCGTTTCGGGATCACCGTTTATGCGATTGCACCAGTTGCAGAAACAGACATGACCCTCCCAGTCATTGAAATGCTGAAAAAAGAAGCCGATAAACAAGGTAAAGCGTTACCAGATGAATGGAGCATGGGCTCACCGGATGATGTCGCTATACTCGTTTCAACTATTCTGGAAGAACACCCGGAAACAGGTTCGATTTTTTCAGTCAATGGAGAAAAGATTGGCCGTTGGAAGGCACCTGAACATGAAATGATTCTTCCTTCCTCTGAAAATTCGACAGATCATGCTATTTTTCACGCTTTTTCCAAAAAAAGAGCGAATAAATCCACTAAATAA
- a CDS encoding biotin transporter BioY, translated as MKKTYALVFAAMFAAVIAALGLVPPIPVPGSPVPITAQTLGVMLAGGLLGARLGGLSLLVFIALIIAGAPVLSGMRGGIDELVGPSAGYILSWPISALVIGYLVEKSWNKLKMWKVLLINILGGIILIYTAGIPVMAFVLDLPLQATALSALAYIPGDLVKSVIAAFVVVKMKNSNPVLSNKKKNLAA; from the coding sequence ATGAAGAAAACCTATGCACTTGTTTTTGCAGCGATGTTTGCAGCTGTCATTGCAGCTCTTGGGTTGGTGCCGCCGATTCCAGTGCCTGGTTCACCTGTACCTATTACAGCACAAACATTAGGGGTCATGCTAGCCGGAGGTCTTCTGGGAGCACGCCTTGGAGGATTGAGTCTTCTTGTATTCATCGCCTTGATCATTGCTGGAGCGCCTGTCCTTTCCGGTATGAGAGGTGGTATCGATGAACTTGTCGGACCTAGTGCAGGCTACATTTTAAGCTGGCCGATTTCAGCCCTTGTGATCGGTTATCTCGTTGAAAAATCATGGAACAAATTGAAAATGTGGAAGGTGCTATTAATCAATATTTTAGGCGGAATTATCCTCATATACACAGCTGGAATCCCAGTAATGGCATTCGTCTTGGATCTCCCGCTTCAGGCAACAGCATTATCAGCGCTTGCCTATATACCTGGTGATCTGGTGAAATCTGTTATCGCAGCCTTTGTCGTCGTGAAAATGAAGAATAGTAACCCGGTCCTTTCTAACAAAAAGAAAAATCTTGCCGCATAA
- a CDS encoding AMP-binding protein has translation MIILDWITKQANLHPNEIALKTDYGTITYNELIDKIDMAASLLYKRKPLTDGTIAIYFPENRMEFVFYFLAASSLGWKAVPIDPKLPIEKAKMILKDSVADALVSDSNHKWWDGETILAGQELSYTSKFENLPKATPDSIFYLGYTSGTSGNPKGFIRTQESWTESFRNTACEYTLHAGDQVIITGSLAHSLFLYGALHALSTGATVELLDHFSAEATADRVRNDKKTIIYVVPTMLEALLYESYLQWEAVNLIISSGSKWNVERRRMIEATFNNAECIEFYGASELSFVSILHQDAASTKIDSVGRPFTGVEVSIRDDQLQEVPYGEIGTLYVRSKMVFKGYQNLPTETANVFIDGEWATAGDLARIDEDGYIYLVGRANQMIISGGLNIYPEEVESVIQLVSAVEECAVIGVPDIYWGEKVVAFIKWRPGQEVTNDLLKDICLRDLPKYKCPKEFITVDEFPYTVSRKIARNELIHLYPEGLWKS, from the coding sequence ATGATCATACTAGATTGGATCACCAAACAAGCAAACTTACACCCAAATGAGATTGCCCTTAAAACAGACTATGGAACGATCACATATAACGAATTGATAGATAAAATCGATATGGCGGCTTCCTTGCTGTATAAAAGGAAACCGCTTACGGACGGTACAATAGCAATCTATTTTCCAGAAAACCGTATGGAGTTCGTATTCTATTTTCTCGCCGCCTCCTCATTAGGCTGGAAAGCCGTTCCGATTGACCCGAAATTGCCGATTGAAAAAGCGAAAATGATACTTAAGGACAGCGTAGCCGATGCCTTGGTTTCCGATTCTAATCACAAATGGTGGGATGGAGAAACGATCCTTGCAGGTCAAGAACTTTCTTACACTTCTAAATTTGAAAACCTGCCGAAAGCAACACCTGATTCCATCTTTTACTTAGGGTATACCTCGGGCACATCAGGAAATCCGAAGGGTTTCATACGTACACAAGAATCATGGACGGAAAGTTTCAGAAATACTGCCTGTGAGTATACGCTTCATGCAGGAGATCAAGTGATCATTACTGGTTCACTTGCCCATTCTCTATTTTTATATGGGGCTTTACATGCTTTATCCACCGGTGCCACCGTTGAGCTATTGGATCATTTTTCTGCCGAAGCCACGGCTGATCGTGTAAGGAATGACAAGAAAACGATTATCTATGTCGTTCCAACAATGCTCGAAGCCTTATTGTATGAATCCTATCTGCAGTGGGAAGCGGTCAATCTTATCATTTCCTCTGGATCAAAATGGAATGTTGAACGGCGAAGAATGATTGAAGCAACGTTTAATAATGCGGAATGCATTGAATTTTACGGGGCTTCTGAACTGAGTTTTGTTTCTATTCTCCATCAGGATGCCGCCTCTACAAAAATAGACTCTGTCGGACGTCCTTTTACAGGTGTTGAAGTGTCAATTAGAGACGATCAGCTACAGGAAGTTCCTTATGGAGAAATTGGGACCCTATATGTCAGAAGTAAGATGGTCTTCAAGGGGTATCAGAATCTCCCAACGGAAACTGCAAATGTTTTTATAGATGGCGAATGGGCAACTGCAGGAGATTTAGCTCGTATAGATGAGGATGGCTATATCTATCTTGTCGGAAGAGCAAACCAAATGATCATAAGCGGGGGACTCAATATTTATCCAGAGGAAGTAGAGTCGGTCATTCAACTTGTATCAGCTGTCGAGGAGTGTGCAGTGATCGGCGTGCCAGATATTTATTGGGGAGAAAAGGTTGTCGCATTCATCAAATGGCGACCGGGGCAAGAGGTTACGAATGACCTTTTAAAAGACATCTGTCTCCGCGATCTTCCTAAGTACAAATGTCCGAAAGAATTCATCACTGTAGATGAATTTCCATACACCGTCAGTCGAAAAATAGCGAGGAACGAATTGATCCATCTTTATCCGGAAGGATTGTGGAAATCGTGA
- the menC gene encoding o-succinylbenzoate synthase yields MRIEKMTIHKIEMPLKRPFVTAVNTVNNRSLLIVEVESADGVVGWGECSAFDTPWYTEETTDTCLYMMKEFLIPEMLEEKEFGYPEDLSAIFSHYRGHHMAKSCLETALWDVYAKSEGRPLADVLGGRRRELEVGIAIGMQAHTDDLLFKIDEALQSGYRRIKLKVKPGEDLDMLASVRSRFPEAPLMADANSSYRLDDLERLKEIDQFNLMMIEQPLGATDFVEHAELQKVLRTPVCLDESIISFETAQTAVALGSCKIIAIKHSRVGGLMEAKRIHDYCQKHDVKVWAGGMIESGIGKVHNIALASLDGFEIPGDITASTRYWEQDIITPEIKLENGKVIVSDAPGIGYEVNRKQLERYTVEKVSFK; encoded by the coding sequence ATGCGGATTGAAAAGATGACCATCCATAAAATCGAAATGCCATTGAAACGCCCGTTTGTAACAGCAGTCAACACGGTCAATAACAGATCCTTATTGATTGTAGAGGTGGAATCTGCGGATGGTGTTGTCGGCTGGGGGGAATGCTCAGCGTTCGATACCCCGTGGTACACGGAGGAAACCACTGACACCTGCCTTTATATGATGAAGGAGTTCCTCATTCCGGAAATGTTAGAAGAAAAAGAGTTTGGCTATCCTGAGGATTTATCTGCAATTTTCAGCCATTATCGGGGTCATCATATGGCAAAATCCTGTCTTGAAACCGCTTTGTGGGATGTTTATGCGAAGTCGGAGGGGAGACCTTTGGCTGATGTCTTAGGCGGAAGGAGACGAGAACTTGAAGTAGGGATCGCAATCGGGATGCAAGCTCATACGGATGACCTTCTTTTTAAAATCGATGAAGCGTTGCAGAGCGGGTATAGGCGGATCAAGCTGAAGGTGAAGCCAGGCGAAGATTTGGATATGCTTGCGTCTGTCCGTTCACGATTTCCTGAAGCACCATTGATGGCGGATGCAAATTCAAGTTACAGGTTGGATGATCTGGAACGCCTGAAAGAAATAGATCAGTTCAATCTGATGATGATTGAGCAGCCTTTAGGAGCTACGGATTTTGTAGAGCATGCTGAATTGCAGAAGGTTCTGAGGACGCCGGTTTGTTTAGACGAAAGCATCATCTCATTTGAGACAGCACAGACTGCGGTAGCCCTTGGAAGTTGTAAAATCATTGCGATCAAGCACAGCCGGGTAGGCGGCTTGATGGAAGCGAAAAGAATTCATGATTATTGTCAGAAACACGATGTGAAAGTCTGGGCTGGTGGTATGATCGAATCCGGTATAGGAAAGGTGCATAACATTGCCCTAGCATCACTTGATGGGTTTGAGATTCCTGGAGATATCACTGCGTCCACTCGATACTGGGAACAGGACATTATCACTCCCGAGATCAAACTGGAAAATGGAAAAGTCATTGTATCGGATGCACCAGGAATCGGATACGAAGTGAATCGTAAGCAGTTGGAACGATACACAGTGGAGAAAGTGAGCTTTAAATAA
- a CDS encoding thiolase family protein: MNNVFVLEAKRTPIGKLGGQLKDISPEQLAAELIQGLIKELDIDPHEIDDIILGNVVGPGGNIARLAALNAGLPVQIPGVTVDRQCGSGLEAINQAARLIQSGGAELVLAGGVESTSRAPWKIEKPSSLYSPSGPAFYNRARFSPEEIGDPEMGEAAENVADKYGISREDQDLFALKSHQKAVASQKEGRFDKEIVPMKNGEIRTDECPRENTSLEKLKRLSPVFRKHGTVTAGNACPINDGASIVVLVSERKCPQLGLKPSIRFVDACVAGVDPNLLGIGPIPAVRKLLQRQSLTVDELDLVEFNEAFASQVLASLRALNIPEEIVNIGGGAIALGHPYGGSGAVLMTRMFHEMQSKERSSKGLLTLGIGGGLGLATLIEKTDAGWES; this comes from the coding sequence GTGAATAATGTTTTTGTTTTAGAAGCGAAACGAACCCCGATCGGTAAGCTTGGCGGTCAGTTGAAAGACATTTCACCTGAACAACTGGCTGCTGAACTCATTCAAGGATTAATAAAAGAACTAGATATCGATCCGCACGAAATCGACGATATTATTTTAGGTAATGTGGTAGGACCAGGCGGAAATATAGCAAGGTTAGCAGCGTTGAATGCAGGTTTACCAGTTCAAATACCTGGGGTAACGGTGGATCGTCAATGCGGTTCTGGATTAGAGGCGATCAATCAAGCTGCAAGATTGATCCAGTCAGGTGGTGCAGAGCTTGTCCTTGCAGGAGGAGTAGAAAGTACAAGCCGTGCGCCGTGGAAAATCGAAAAACCTTCCAGCCTTTATTCACCTTCTGGTCCAGCTTTTTATAATCGTGCCAGATTCTCGCCAGAAGAGATTGGTGATCCGGAAATGGGTGAGGCGGCAGAGAACGTAGCGGACAAGTATGGAATTTCACGAGAAGATCAGGACCTTTTTGCTTTGAAAAGTCATCAGAAAGCTGTTGCTTCTCAAAAGGAAGGACGTTTTGACAAAGAAATCGTTCCCATGAAAAACGGTGAGATACGAACGGATGAATGTCCGAGAGAAAATACGTCGTTGGAAAAATTGAAGCGATTATCACCTGTTTTCAGGAAGCATGGAACCGTAACTGCAGGCAATGCCTGTCCAATCAATGACGGTGCCTCGATTGTTGTGCTGGTCTCAGAAAGAAAATGCCCACAACTTGGATTAAAGCCCTCCATCCGCTTTGTAGATGCTTGTGTAGCAGGAGTAGATCCTAATCTGCTCGGTATTGGTCCGATTCCTGCGGTCAGGAAATTATTGCAGCGACAAAGCTTGACTGTGGATGAGCTGGATTTAGTTGAATTCAATGAAGCGTTTGCTTCTCAAGTATTAGCCTCCTTAAGGGCGTTGAATATTCCGGAAGAAATCGTCAACATTGGCGGGGGTGCGATTGCACTTGGCCATCCGTATGGTGGATCAGGAGCGGTTTTGATGACAAGGATGTTTCATGAAATGCAATCTAAAGAACGTTCAAGCAAAGGTTTACTGACACTCGGGATCGGTGGCGGACTTGGTCTTGCGACACTGATTGAGAAAACAGATGCGGGGTGGGAAAGTTGA
- a CDS encoding holin, giving the protein MEQVLIFASVLAPIVTGLTEVAKHSFKISKRFISLVSLIIGLLIGLAAFPLTDLDWTLRVWAGGMAGLAATGLYEVGKYRVRHRRR; this is encoded by the coding sequence ATGGAACAAGTGTTGATATTTGCATCTGTCTTAGCTCCGATTGTCACCGGTCTGACTGAAGTTGCAAAGCATTCTTTCAAGATTTCGAAGCGATTCATTTCACTCGTCAGCTTGATCATTGGTCTTCTCATCGGATTAGCTGCTTTTCCCCTTACCGATCTGGATTGGACATTAAGAGTGTGGGCTGGAGGTATGGCCGGTCTTGCTGCTACTGGATTGTATGAAGTAGGGAAATATCGTGTCAGGCACCGTCGAAGATAA
- a CDS encoding DNA-3-methyladenine glycosylase yields the protein MKTIDPIFKKETLELSRELLGMELVHDTAYGKLAGKIVEVEAYKGPEDKAAHSFGGRRTTRTEVMYGKPGHVYMFLIYGMHHCFNIVTGPIGKPEAILVRGIEPTSGIDHMLHKRFGEKPKYLKSHYKNLTNGPGKLCRALGLNMAHYGLPINRSEIRIRPYEDIKEEDITAGPRVNIDYAEEHIHLPWRFSIRGNPYVSK from the coding sequence TTGAAAACAATAGATCCGATTTTCAAAAAAGAGACGTTGGAGCTATCCAGAGAATTGTTAGGTATGGAACTCGTACATGACACTGCATATGGCAAATTGGCTGGTAAGATCGTAGAAGTCGAAGCTTACAAAGGTCCAGAAGATAAGGCAGCACACTCATTCGGCGGCAGGAGAACTACCCGGACCGAAGTGATGTACGGAAAACCTGGACATGTCTATATGTTTCTGATTTATGGCATGCATCACTGTTTTAATATCGTGACAGGTCCAATCGGTAAACCAGAAGCGATTTTAGTGCGTGGGATCGAACCTACTAGCGGGATTGATCATATGCTTCATAAAAGATTCGGAGAAAAACCAAAGTACTTGAAATCACACTATAAAAACCTCACCAACGGTCCTGGGAAACTTTGCAGAGCACTCGGATTGAATATGGCGCATTATGGCCTCCCAATCAATCGATCAGAAATCCGGATCCGGCCGTATGAGGACATAAAAGAAGAGGATATCACAGCAGGGCCAAGGGTCAATATCGATTACGCCGAAGAACATATCCATCTTCCCTGGAGATTTTCAATCAGAGGGAATCCATACGTATCTAAGTGA
- a CDS encoding superoxide dismutase family protein, translated as MKKFMLSSFASLLAVASLTACGMQENNVQSNESTEVNSSKIAGEESRLFKMVDIYNAKKEKIGQAQLAETSEGVMIKLKAANLPPGPHGFHIHKTGKCVAPDFESAGGHFNPTDKEHGFENPKGFHAGDLPNINVGKDGMISVSVVSKHVTLQKGKPNSLLDEDGSALVIHEKADDYKTDPAGNAGDRIACGVIK; from the coding sequence ATGAAAAAATTCATGTTATCAAGCTTCGCATCATTACTAGCTGTAGCAAGTCTAACCGCTTGTGGAATGCAAGAGAATAATGTTCAATCCAATGAGTCAACTGAAGTGAACAGTTCGAAGATTGCTGGGGAAGAGTCTCGCTTATTCAAGATGGTAGACATCTATAACGCGAAAAAAGAAAAAATCGGTCAAGCACAATTAGCCGAAACCAGTGAAGGCGTAATGATCAAATTGAAAGCTGCTAACCTGCCTCCTGGACCACATGGGTTTCATATCCACAAAACCGGAAAGTGTGTTGCACCTGACTTCGAGAGTGCAGGGGGACATTTCAATCCTACAGACAAAGAACATGGCTTTGAAAATCCAAAAGGATTCCATGCCGGAGACTTGCCAAACATCAATGTAGGCAAAGACGGTATGATTTCTGTAAGTGTCGTTTCCAAGCATGTAACACTTCAAAAAGGAAAACCGAACAGCCTACTGGATGAAGACGGCAGCGCCCTCGTCATTCACGAAAAGGCAGACGACTACAAAACAGACCCAGCAGGCAACGCCGGAGACCGTATCGCCTGCGGCGTAATCAAGTAA
- a CDS encoding MaoC/PaaZ C-terminal domain-containing protein, with protein MSPTSMISHRLIFSKQDIRDYAEVSGDFNPIHLSEKDAKRMGFKACLVHGMLVMGRIGAVCRAQLGIEAFIKDYDIRFQAPVYVESPYELELEMEGHELSFHLYSKAGSSVIKGKTKINTSRMEDHHEW; from the coding sequence TTGAGTCCAACATCGATGATTTCCCATCGACTGATTTTTTCAAAACAGGATATTCGTGATTACGCTGAAGTTAGCGGAGATTTCAACCCAATCCATTTATCTGAGAAGGATGCTAAGCGTATGGGCTTTAAAGCGTGTCTCGTACACGGTATGCTTGTCATGGGCCGTATTGGAGCTGTATGCCGGGCACAATTGGGAATAGAGGCGTTCATAAAAGATTATGATATACGCTTCCAGGCACCTGTTTATGTGGAAAGCCCTTATGAACTTGAACTCGAAATGGAGGGACATGAATTATCTTTTCACCTTTATTCCAAAGCAGGTAGCTCAGTTATAAAAGGAAAAACAAAAATAAATACATCACGAATGGAGGATCATCATGAATGGTAA